In one Flammeovirga yaeyamensis genomic region, the following are encoded:
- a CDS encoding helix-turn-helix domain-containing protein — MDQAITYKGKVVFMKLSMPSFSRTLKSYVEDEACFMFLNKGEVNVRTQDDYLKLNQNVGMLAKCLNYFFEPSQNKDACNDGIEAIGIFLYPSLVKELFEFDLSTSQHQVNYNVKQVQIDKMLNVYKESINILLENPELADESIVETKLKEFVLLASKSEGAPSQLDFLSALFKPNEVEFKTTIQQNLFANLSLDELALLCHLSLSSFKRKFIEVYGESPKKYINRKKIEKAAQLLQSPESRISDVAFDVGFDSLATFNRNFTQVFGQSPSKYRLS; from the coding sequence ATGGATCAAGCTATAACATATAAAGGGAAAGTTGTTTTTATGAAGCTCTCGATGCCTTCTTTCAGTAGAACTTTAAAAAGCTATGTGGAAGATGAAGCTTGTTTTATGTTCCTAAATAAAGGGGAAGTGAATGTTAGAACGCAAGACGATTACCTAAAACTGAATCAAAATGTAGGGATGTTGGCGAAGTGCCTCAACTATTTTTTTGAACCTTCCCAAAATAAAGATGCTTGTAATGATGGTATTGAAGCCATTGGAATTTTCTTATATCCCTCCCTCGTTAAAGAACTTTTTGAGTTTGACTTATCCACATCTCAACATCAAGTCAATTATAATGTAAAGCAAGTACAGATTGATAAAATGTTGAATGTCTATAAGGAAAGCATCAATATTTTATTAGAAAATCCCGAACTTGCTGATGAAAGCATCGTAGAAACGAAATTAAAAGAATTTGTTCTATTGGCTAGTAAATCTGAAGGTGCTCCCTCACAACTCGATTTTTTATCTGCACTTTTTAAACCAAATGAGGTGGAGTTTAAAACCACTATCCAACAAAATCTTTTTGCCAACCTATCCTTAGACGAATTGGCATTACTTTGTCATTTAAGCCTCTCTTCTTTTAAGAGAAAGTTTATTGAAGTATATGGTGAAAGCCCCAAAAAATATATCAACCGAAAAAAAATAGAGAAAGCTGCCCAATTGTTACAATCTCCGGAATCGAGAATCTCTGATGTTGCTTTTGATGTAGGCTTTGATTCCTTGGCTACTTTTAATAGAAATTTCACCCAAGTTTTTGGACAATCACCTTCTAAATATCGCTTGAGCTAA
- a CDS encoding LytR/AlgR family response regulator transcription factor — protein MIYKVVIIEDEFNAQEALKKMLKLLYPSIEIVGVFPSIQKGVNYLKTSPSIDLIFLDIELEDGNSFELLQQLTDIDFKIIFTTGMDTYAIDAIKHNAVDYLLKPIDPLELKSAADKAFHQINETKKAREILSKFEEDQKVKLQKVIVKTSDNTYFIDAETIIMFESEGAYTKITCLDQTILASKNLKHFECMEELQSFIRVHHSFLVNPKHIINLSKSKVDLSNGHEAKISVRKYGQVVQRLNENKAFV, from the coding sequence ATGATATACAAAGTAGTTATTATCGAAGACGAGTTTAATGCACAAGAGGCATTAAAGAAGATGCTTAAACTTTTGTATCCTTCTATTGAGATAGTGGGTGTATTTCCATCCATTCAGAAAGGGGTAAATTATTTAAAAACATCTCCTTCTATAGATTTAATCTTCCTTGATATTGAATTAGAAGATGGCAATAGTTTCGAGTTATTACAACAACTTACCGATATCGATTTTAAAATAATCTTTACAACAGGAATGGACACTTATGCTATTGATGCAATCAAACACAATGCTGTCGATTACCTCTTAAAACCCATTGATCCTCTTGAATTAAAGTCAGCTGCTGATAAAGCTTTTCATCAAATTAATGAGACAAAAAAAGCCAGAGAAATTCTCTCAAAATTTGAGGAAGATCAAAAAGTTAAACTGCAAAAAGTAATCGTAAAAACTTCTGATAATACTTATTTTATTGATGCTGAAACAATCATTATGTTTGAATCCGAAGGGGCTTATACAAAGATTACCTGTTTAGATCAAACCATTTTAGCCTCCAAGAACCTTAAGCATTTTGAGTGTATGGAAGAACTTCAATCCTTCATTAGAGTGCATCATTCCTTTTTGGTTAACCCAAAACATATCATCAATTTAAGTAAATCCAAAGTAGACTTATCCAACGGTCATGAGGCGAAAATTTCTGTGAGAAAGTATGGGCAAGTGGTGCAAAGATTGAATGAAAATAAGGCTTTCGTCTAA
- a CDS encoding alpha/beta hydrolase family protein: MMKYFLSIIFTFMLSNALCQDNLGYQKPPEEILELVDVPRAPSVLLDDAKETMILLYRNSYKSIEELSKEELRLGGLRIDPKTNIGSRVNYYNNVKIKSLKDKKATLLEVKGLPENPKLTNFSWSPDQTKIALTNTTLEGVELWVLDLKKATVTKLSDANLNANVGNVINWFEDGKSLLVKMVSSKREALINTKSAVPTGPTISENNGKKAQNRTYQDLLKNKNDEHNFEQLAMSDMYKVSLDGKKEKWLEGNLYTSIDFSPDGNYVLVKTIEKPFSYLVTYNRFPSKTVVYTKEGKEVETLLKVPLIEDLPQGFMAVRTGKRSFSWRNDKPSTLTYMMALDGGDPENEVEYRDEIFELEAPFKGEGKSLVKTINRSYGVSWGNDQVAVAYDYWWNTRNMKMYLFNPSDASQKPITITDRNYQDRYSDPGNFVTERNEMGSRVLTIVNDQLFRIGDGFSKEGQFPFVDQMSIKTQQTKRIYQSSYTDKIEDIRNYDPKKKELLVRIESAKEYPNYFFRNIKNKKLTQLTAFENPFKSIQDVHKEVITYKREDGLELSATLYLPVGYDMEKKEKMPMIMWAYPTEFKDKSSASQSTKNPNEFTYPYYGSMVYWVTRGYVVLDDASFPIVGEGDEEPNDSFRKQLVANAKAAIDAVDNLGYIDRERVAVGGHSYGAFMVANLLSHSDLFAAGIARSGAYNRTLTPFGFQSEERNYWEAPNVYYKMSPFMHADKMNQPLLLVHGEADNNSGTYPMQSERYFNALKGLGATVRLVMLPKESHGYRSKESILHLLWEQDQWLEKHVKNKKSLENK; the protein is encoded by the coding sequence ATGATGAAATATTTCCTAAGCATTATTTTTACATTCATGCTGTCGAATGCTTTATGCCAAGATAACCTAGGTTATCAAAAACCACCCGAAGAAATTCTTGAACTTGTAGACGTACCAAGAGCACCTAGTGTTTTGCTAGATGATGCCAAAGAAACGATGATTCTTTTGTATAGAAATTCTTACAAATCTATTGAAGAATTATCAAAAGAAGAATTACGTTTAGGAGGACTTAGAATTGATCCGAAAACAAATATTGGAAGTAGGGTGAATTATTATAATAACGTAAAAATCAAAAGTTTAAAGGATAAAAAAGCGACTCTATTAGAGGTAAAAGGCTTACCTGAAAATCCAAAATTAACCAACTTTAGTTGGTCACCCGATCAAACAAAAATCGCTTTAACCAATACAACTTTGGAGGGAGTGGAGCTTTGGGTTCTTGATTTAAAAAAGGCCACAGTGACTAAGCTCAGCGATGCGAATTTGAACGCAAATGTGGGTAATGTGATCAATTGGTTTGAAGATGGTAAATCATTATTGGTGAAAATGGTATCATCAAAAAGAGAGGCTTTGATTAATACGAAGAGTGCTGTACCTACTGGGCCAACAATATCCGAAAATAATGGTAAGAAAGCACAGAATAGAACCTATCAAGACCTACTAAAGAATAAAAATGATGAGCATAACTTTGAGCAGTTAGCGATGTCTGATATGTACAAAGTATCTTTAGATGGTAAGAAAGAAAAATGGTTGGAAGGGAATTTATATACTTCTATAGATTTTTCTCCTGACGGGAATTATGTTTTGGTTAAAACTATTGAAAAGCCATTCTCATATTTAGTCACTTATAACCGATTTCCATCGAAGACCGTGGTTTACACGAAGGAAGGTAAGGAAGTGGAAACACTTTTAAAAGTGCCATTAATAGAAGATCTACCACAAGGTTTTATGGCCGTAAGAACAGGTAAACGTAGTTTTAGTTGGAGAAATGATAAACCATCTACACTTACATATATGATGGCACTTGATGGTGGTGATCCTGAAAATGAAGTGGAATATAGAGATGAGATTTTTGAGCTGGAAGCACCTTTTAAAGGTGAAGGTAAATCTTTAGTAAAAACCATTAATAGATCTTATGGTGTTTCTTGGGGTAATGATCAAGTAGCAGTTGCTTATGATTATTGGTGGAATACTAGGAATATGAAAATGTACCTTTTTAATCCTTCGGATGCTTCTCAGAAACCAATTACAATAACAGATAGAAATTACCAAGATAGATATAGCGATCCAGGGAATTTTGTTACCGAAAGAAATGAAATGGGTAGCAGAGTATTGACTATCGTTAATGATCAATTATTTAGAATAGGTGATGGTTTTTCTAAAGAGGGACAATTTCCTTTTGTAGATCAAATGAGTATCAAAACTCAACAAACAAAACGTATTTATCAATCCTCGTACACAGATAAAATTGAGGATATCAGAAATTATGATCCAAAGAAAAAAGAGTTGTTGGTTCGTATTGAATCTGCTAAAGAATACCCAAATTATTTCTTCAGAAATATAAAGAACAAGAAATTAACTCAGCTTACTGCATTTGAAAATCCTTTTAAAAGTATTCAAGATGTACACAAAGAAGTGATTACTTATAAGCGTGAAGATGGTTTGGAACTTTCAGCTACTCTTTATCTTCCAGTGGGTTATGATATGGAGAAAAAGGAGAAAATGCCAATGATTATGTGGGCATATCCTACTGAATTTAAAGATAAATCGAGTGCATCACAAAGCACTAAAAACCCCAATGAGTTTACCTATCCTTATTATGGATCTATGGTGTATTGGGTGACAAGAGGATATGTTGTATTAGACGATGCTTCTTTCCCTATTGTTGGAGAAGGTGATGAAGAACCGAATGATTCGTTTAGAAAACAATTAGTTGCAAATGCAAAAGCAGCGATTGATGCTGTTGACAATTTAGGTTATATCGATAGAGAAAGAGTAGCCGTTGGAGGTCATAGTTACGGTGCTTTTATGGTAGCTAATTTACTTTCCCACTCAGATTTATTTGCTGCGGGTATTGCAAGAAGTGGTGCATACAATAGAACGTTAACACCTTTTGGATTCCAAAGCGAAGAAAGAAATTATTGGGAAGCACCTAATGTTTATTATAAAATGTCGCCATTTATGCATGCCGATAAAATGAATCAACCTTTGTTATTGGTGCATGGTGAAGCGGATAATAATTCGGGAACTTACCCTATGCAAAGCGAACGTTATTTTAATGCCCTAAAAGGTCTTGGAGCAACTGTTCGATTGGTGATGTTACCCAAAGAGAGTCATGGATACAGATCGAAAGAAAGTATTCTTCACTTGTTATGGGAACAAGATCAGTGGTTGGAGAAACATGTAAAGAATAAGAAGTCTTTGGAGAATAAATAG
- a CDS encoding DUF2339 domain-containing protein produces the protein MTNDQDKIYQLEYKLEQLTKKHQEFHREMNDLKFEINFLKKSLSTSSEEEKVVTPIIKEAPKRVEVEDFDVEKENKAPVRSNPIKQAIKKPREKTDFERWIGENLINKIGILITIIGVAIGAKYSIDNNLISPLTRIILGYFVGLGLMGFGIKLKKNYLNFSAVLVSGAMAIMYFITFAAYSFYDLIPQMLTFALMLLFTIFTVLAALNYNKQVIAIIGLVGAYALPYLLSTGTGNVAILFSYIAMINIGILVISFKKLWKQLYYTTFVLTNLIYSSWFAFAYRNKDGFAIAFSFLIIFFVIFYITSLAYKLINKEKLEKVNITILLSNAFIFFGIGMNLLDRFPSTSDYLGVFTLFNALIHAGVAFFIYKKNYVEKSLLKLIAGLVLIFVTITFPIQLDGEWVTLFWIGEAILLFWLGRKMQISYLERFSHPLILLSFISLVSDWEGSYYRYNADFTQIFNIHFFTNLFFVGAFGFMVYLMMKSTYKTTLKESSFLHTVVKNVISGAFLFVLYFTFYLEIDYHFNHLFESTAIDQIGEENAYNPKIYNYNISTLGGVWSYIYTFIFVTVLSLINVYKIKDKKLSNISLGLIGFTLLSFLINGLLLISDLRENYILRDESEYFIISIFNIVIRYISFVFLGATLYAGYKLVQQNYYSDKIRLIGNGIFHFVVLWILSSELIHWMDLAESTQSYKLGLSILWGLYSLFMISLGIGKNVKYLRLGAIFLFGITLLKLFFYDIIHLNTIAKTIVFVSLGILLLIISFLYNKFKHKITDEVSN, from the coding sequence ATGACTAACGACCAAGATAAAATTTATCAGCTCGAATATAAATTAGAGCAGCTAACTAAGAAACATCAAGAATTTCATCGGGAAATGAATGATTTGAAATTTGAAATCAATTTTCTGAAAAAATCTTTATCTACTTCTTCTGAAGAGGAAAAAGTAGTTACTCCAATTATAAAAGAAGCACCTAAAAGGGTTGAAGTGGAAGACTTTGATGTTGAAAAGGAAAACAAAGCACCTGTGCGTTCTAATCCTATTAAGCAAGCGATCAAAAAGCCTAGAGAGAAAACCGACTTTGAACGTTGGATTGGTGAAAATCTAATCAATAAAATTGGTATTTTAATTACTATTATTGGTGTAGCGATAGGTGCTAAATATTCTATCGACAATAACTTGATTAGTCCACTTACAAGAATAATCTTAGGTTATTTTGTGGGGTTAGGGCTAATGGGTTTTGGTATTAAATTAAAGAAAAACTATCTGAATTTTAGTGCGGTATTGGTGAGTGGCGCCATGGCTATCATGTACTTTATTACTTTTGCCGCCTATAGTTTTTACGATCTCATACCACAGATGCTCACTTTCGCATTGATGCTCTTATTTACCATTTTCACAGTATTAGCAGCATTAAATTATAACAAGCAAGTGATTGCTATTATCGGCTTAGTGGGTGCGTATGCACTACCCTATTTATTAAGCACTGGTACGGGTAATGTAGCCATATTGTTCTCCTATATTGCCATGATCAATATAGGTATTTTGGTCATTTCCTTTAAGAAATTATGGAAACAATTGTATTATACCACTTTTGTTTTAACCAATTTAATTTATAGTTCATGGTTTGCTTTTGCCTATCGAAACAAAGATGGTTTTGCCATTGCTTTTAGTTTCCTTATTATTTTCTTCGTCATTTTCTACATTACTTCTTTAGCGTATAAGTTAATCAACAAAGAAAAATTAGAGAAAGTAAACATAACGATACTATTAAGTAACGCATTTATCTTCTTTGGTATTGGCATGAACCTATTGGATAGATTCCCATCAACTTCAGATTATTTGGGTGTATTTACGCTGTTTAATGCACTAATTCATGCAGGTGTCGCCTTCTTTATTTATAAGAAAAATTATGTCGAAAAATCATTATTGAAACTGATTGCAGGATTGGTTTTAATCTTTGTGACTATCACCTTCCCTATTCAATTAGATGGAGAATGGGTTACTTTATTTTGGATTGGTGAAGCTATATTGCTATTCTGGTTGGGTCGAAAAATGCAGATTTCTTACCTGGAAAGGTTTTCACATCCACTTATTCTATTGTCATTTATTAGTTTGGTAAGTGATTGGGAAGGATCATATTATAGATATAATGCTGATTTCACTCAAATCTTTAATATTCATTTCTTTACCAATCTGTTCTTTGTTGGAGCCTTTGGTTTCATGGTCTATTTGATGATGAAATCAACATATAAAACCACTTTAAAAGAATCTTCCTTCTTACATACTGTGGTTAAGAATGTAATTAGTGGGGCATTTTTATTTGTGCTTTACTTTACTTTCTATTTAGAAATTGATTATCATTTCAATCATTTATTTGAGTCTACCGCTATAGATCAAATTGGAGAAGAAAATGCTTATAATCCTAAAATTTACAACTATAATATTAGCACATTAGGAGGAGTTTGGTCGTACATTTACACCTTCATTTTTGTCACAGTATTGAGTCTTATAAATGTATATAAGATCAAGGATAAAAAACTTTCAAATATTTCATTAGGACTTATAGGATTTACTTTACTCTCCTTCTTAATCAACGGATTATTATTGATCAGTGATTTGAGAGAAAATTATATCCTTAGAGATGAATCTGAGTATTTTATTATATCAATTTTTAATATTGTAATACGATACATTTCTTTCGTTTTCTTAGGCGCTACATTGTATGCAGGATACAAGCTAGTTCAACAAAATTATTACAGTGATAAAATTCGTCTAATCGGGAATGGAATTTTTCATTTTGTTGTCTTATGGATATTGAGCAGCGAATTAATTCATTGGATGGATCTAGCAGAATCCACCCAATCGTACAAACTTGGATTAAGTATTCTTTGGGGATTGTATTCTTTATTTATGATTAGTTTGGGTATTGGTAAAAACGTGAAATACCTAAGACTTGGAGCGATTTTCTTATTTGGTATCACCTTATTAAAACTCTTCTTCTATGATATCATACATCTGAATACGATTGCCAAAACCATCGTTTTTGTCTCATTAGGAATACTATTACTTATCATTTCATTCTTGTACAACAAATTCAAACACAAAATTACTGATGAAGTTTCTAACTAA
- a CDS encoding SDR family NAD(P)-dependent oxidoreductase has translation MNKTILITGANAGIGKETARQLAMKKETEKIYLACRNLSKAEAAKKELEAATGKDFFEIVIMDVSDPYSVQHAVKTITQPVDALIMNAGGTGGKTPEKLTKDGVTILTASNLLGHVALVDELIKANKLKNVALFASSEAARGIKKMGMLRPELETSSREEFISVFDGSKFKDNFDAFQIYGWIKYGGTLWMSSMANKYPDIKFLSVSPGGTRGTQGMDDLSFIKKIFIKHIGMKFIMPLMGMSHSLESGAKRFVDAIGNPQLKSGKFYASKKNVLTGPIVDQSAIWKDLDNHLYQKNADEAIHTFLTS, from the coding sequence ATGAACAAGACGATATTAATCACAGGAGCTAATGCGGGGATTGGTAAAGAAACTGCTCGTCAGCTTGCAATGAAAAAGGAAACTGAAAAAATTTATTTGGCTTGCAGAAATTTATCAAAGGCCGAAGCTGCTAAAAAAGAATTGGAAGCAGCTACAGGCAAGGACTTTTTCGAAATAGTAATTATGGATGTTTCTGATCCGTACTCCGTACAACATGCTGTCAAAACAATTACCCAACCTGTGGATGCTTTAATAATGAATGCTGGAGGTACGGGAGGTAAAACTCCCGAAAAATTAACCAAAGACGGGGTAACTATTTTAACCGCGAGTAATTTATTGGGACATGTCGCTTTAGTCGATGAATTAATCAAAGCCAATAAATTGAAAAATGTAGCCTTATTTGCCAGTTCGGAGGCCGCTAGAGGTATAAAGAAAATGGGAATGTTGAGGCCTGAACTGGAAACTTCCTCAAGAGAAGAATTTATTTCTGTATTTGATGGCAGTAAGTTTAAGGACAATTTTGATGCTTTTCAGATTTATGGTTGGATAAAATATGGAGGTACGCTTTGGATGTCATCTATGGCCAATAAATACCCTGATATTAAATTCTTGAGTGTAAGTCCGGGAGGCACAAGAGGCACACAAGGAATGGATGATCTATCCTTTATCAAGAAGATATTTATTAAACATATCGGTATGAAATTTATTATGCCTTTAATGGGAATGTCGCACTCATTGGAAAGTGGTGCTAAACGTTTCGTTGATGCGATAGGAAATCCTCAATTGAAAAGTGGGAAATTTTATGCTAGTAAGAAAAATGTATTGACAGGTCCTATTGTCGATCAAAGTGCAATTTGGAAAGATCTCGATAATCATCTTTATCAAAAAAATGCAGATGAGGCAATTCATACATTCTTAACTTCTTAA
- a CDS encoding DUF3999 family protein: protein MKFLTNLIVLSFISFSVFAQKIDQFNYKNKLNGIQDQWHKIELTDDIIGQTNQKLSDIRVFGITSENDTVVAPYILSFQPKKEIIKKVDFKRINDTHDTNRYYYTFLLKDKEAINQIKLDFGLENFDWKVKLEASQDQKKWFTVVEDYRLLSIKNDQMEYKFTDIKFKDAHYPYFRLSIKTDEDPTLTSAKINRKIIEEGDIKTFPIANYNVIDHKKDRTTEVSIDFGKKVRINHLSFNFEEDFDFYRYATIKYLSDSVKTEKGWKYNYKTLKGYTFNSVEKNEVNFKSTTLQKLKIIIYNKQNQPIQFSSVKASGHHYHLTTRFIEEANYWVVYGGKNVYAPDYDIKHFKKNIPENISTLEMGQQEEIKKIDKVKEEALFENEIWLWAIMGVMVVVLGGFAVKMLKSESL from the coding sequence ATGAAGTTTCTAACTAATTTAATCGTCTTATCATTTATCAGTTTTTCTGTCTTTGCACAAAAAATTGATCAGTTTAATTACAAGAATAAATTAAATGGTATCCAAGACCAATGGCATAAAATTGAGCTGACGGATGATATCATTGGGCAGACAAATCAAAAACTTTCCGATATCAGAGTATTTGGGATAACTTCTGAAAACGATACAGTGGTTGCTCCATATATCCTAAGTTTCCAACCTAAAAAGGAAATCATCAAGAAAGTTGACTTCAAACGTATTAATGATACACATGATACAAATCGATACTATTATACTTTCTTATTGAAGGACAAAGAAGCCATCAACCAAATCAAATTGGATTTTGGATTAGAGAATTTCGATTGGAAGGTAAAATTAGAGGCGAGTCAAGATCAGAAAAAATGGTTTACAGTGGTGGAGGACTATCGCCTGTTATCCATCAAGAATGATCAGATGGAATATAAGTTTACAGACATAAAATTTAAAGATGCCCACTACCCTTATTTCAGATTAAGTATTAAAACAGATGAAGATCCAACTTTAACATCGGCCAAGATCAATAGAAAAATAATTGAAGAAGGTGATATCAAAACGTTTCCAATTGCGAATTATAATGTGATCGATCATAAAAAAGACAGGACTACAGAAGTTAGTATTGATTTTGGCAAAAAGGTTAGAATTAACCACCTCTCTTTTAATTTCGAAGAGGACTTTGACTTCTATCGATATGCCACTATCAAATATTTATCGGATAGTGTAAAGACCGAAAAAGGCTGGAAGTATAATTACAAAACTCTAAAAGGTTATACCTTTAATTCTGTTGAAAAAAATGAAGTTAATTTTAAAAGTACTACCCTTCAAAAATTAAAAATAATCATTTATAATAAGCAGAATCAACCTATACAGTTTTCTTCAGTAAAAGCATCTGGACATCATTATCACCTTACTACTCGATTTATAGAAGAGGCTAATTATTGGGTGGTTTATGGTGGCAAAAATGTGTATGCCCCGGATTACGACATTAAACATTTTAAGAAGAATATTCCCGAAAATATTTCTACTTTGGAAATGGGTCAACAAGAAGAAATTAAAAAAATTGACAAAGTAAAGGAAGAAGCTTTGTTTGAAAATGAAATATGGCTTTGGGCAATTATGGGTGTAATGGTAGTTGTTTTAGGAGGTTTTGCTGTGAAGATGTTGAAATCGGAAAGTTTATAA
- a CDS encoding DUF4345 domain-containing protein, which translates to MEKSNVLKSYLIISGLLLTLIGASTLIVPAEMKSTAGIFISDNINILNDVRGMSALLLVVALVALTGVFNQKITYTSSLITPLLFLSIGLGRVLSILLDGMPEASLLKATGLELVLGTIGIILFQKFKLKLSK; encoded by the coding sequence ATGGAAAAGTCTAACGTATTAAAATCTTATTTAATTATCTCTGGGTTGCTCCTTACTCTCATCGGTGCCTCTACTTTAATTGTTCCAGCTGAAATGAAAAGTACAGCAGGTATTTTCATCTCTGACAACATCAACATTTTAAATGATGTAAGAGGAATGAGTGCATTGCTATTAGTAGTGGCCTTGGTGGCTTTAACAGGAGTATTCAATCAGAAAATCACCTACACTTCTAGTCTTATCACTCCCCTACTGTTTTTATCAATTGGACTGGGTCGAGTACTAAGCATACTTCTTGATGGCATGCCAGAAGCAAGTTTATTAAAAGCCACTGGTTTAGAATTAGTGTTGGGTACAATCGGAATCATTCTATTTCAAAAATTCAAATTAAAACTCTCTAAATAA
- a CDS encoding tetratricopeptide repeat-containing sensor histidine kinase, which produces MHYLKGLFEADNSNNQEATFFLKKSLTYFVDENDLLFEAKIRLALSRIYADEELFVESSAELFKARNNAIEIDDKILTAKILESLAHLFYKRGDIGQSLIELEKVIPYYLEFNDSVKLSRICNNLAVLHKNNGDYEKAIAYNVQSLDYGISYNNKWEVSQSYNNIGTNYLNMYLETDSLHFADMAIWYYNKAAKLKKLYPHKWNNALTNLEEVYNALGEGDLAAQYEKELIKHTYNDPKYMQIIYQKSLKFAILNKETDKALMYYSKLDSVEQILKEKISYDFEQMLNTQNQLFETEREKAKIKKEEEEKRLEAERAFEKVLLTLIAVVVGGVILFLISMLYYKNVKHRNEKERNKLKNTILRNQMNPHFIFNVLTAIQNTLFDNDPLITSSYISRFAKLIRQNFDLTHKEKITLSEDLSALNNYIETQRIRFGNKFNYRLSVAEEIDIDTCQIPPMMLQPLCENAIEHGLRKIQADGFLEVKISKKQNKLLFEVIDNGVGYQKTITDGKEHSFSVLKSRLSLADKGDELSLKIENRKDTKGTIVRFSYTLN; this is translated from the coding sequence TTGCATTATTTAAAGGGACTTTTTGAGGCCGACAATAGTAATAATCAAGAAGCTACATTTTTTTTAAAAAAATCATTAACGTATTTCGTTGATGAAAACGACTTATTGTTCGAAGCTAAAATCCGTTTGGCTTTATCTCGTATTTACGCCGACGAAGAATTATTTGTTGAATCGAGTGCAGAATTATTTAAAGCCAGAAACAATGCCATCGAAATAGATGACAAGATCCTTACTGCAAAAATTTTAGAAAGCCTTGCACATCTCTTTTATAAACGGGGAGATATAGGGCAATCTTTAATTGAGTTAGAAAAAGTCATTCCTTATTATTTGGAATTTAATGATAGCGTAAAGCTGTCTAGAATCTGTAATAATCTAGCTGTACTGCATAAAAACAACGGTGATTATGAAAAAGCGATCGCCTATAATGTACAATCTTTGGATTACGGAATCTCTTATAACAACAAATGGGAAGTATCGCAATCCTATAACAACATTGGTACTAATTACTTAAATATGTATTTAGAAACCGATAGTTTACACTTTGCCGATATGGCTATTTGGTACTATAATAAAGCAGCAAAATTAAAGAAATTATATCCTCATAAATGGAATAATGCTTTAACTAATTTAGAGGAAGTGTATAATGCTTTGGGTGAAGGTGATCTTGCTGCACAGTACGAAAAAGAACTGATAAAACATACATACAACGATCCAAAGTATATGCAAATTATCTATCAGAAAAGTTTAAAATTTGCAATACTAAACAAAGAAACTGATAAGGCATTAATGTATTATTCTAAGTTGGATTCAGTTGAACAAATCTTAAAAGAAAAGATCTCTTACGATTTTGAACAGATGCTAAATACACAAAACCAACTGTTTGAGACAGAAAGAGAAAAAGCGAAAATAAAAAAGGAAGAAGAAGAAAAACGTTTAGAAGCTGAACGAGCTTTCGAAAAAGTTTTACTTACTTTAATAGCTGTTGTTGTGGGTGGTGTCATTCTCTTTTTGATATCAATGTTGTACTATAAAAACGTCAAACATAGAAATGAAAAAGAGCGAAATAAATTAAAAAACACCATACTAAGAAATCAAATGAATCCACATTTTATCTTTAATGTATTAACTGCAATACAAAATACATTGTTTGATAATGATCCTTTGATTACTTCCTCCTATATATCAAGATTTGCCAAATTAATTCGTCAGAATTTTGATTTAACTCACAAAGAAAAAATCACTTTGTCGGAAGACCTGAGTGCTTTAAATAATTATATTGAAACCCAACGTATTCGTTTTGGCAACAAGTTTAATTATCGTTTATCGGTTGCCGAAGAAATTGATATCGACACTTGTCAGATTCCTCCCATGATGTTACAACCTTTATGTGAAAATGCAATAGAACATGGTCTTAGAAAAATCCAAGCTGACGGATTCTTAGAAGTCAAAATTTCTAAGAAACAAAATAAGTTATTGTTCGAAGTAATTGATAATGGTGTGGGTTATCAAAAAACGATCACCGATGGAAAAGAACATTCATTTTCTGTTTTAAAATCAAGACTTTCCTTAGCTGATAAAGGCGATGAACTATCTCTTAAAATAGAAAACCGAAAGGATACAAAGGGAACTATTGTCCGTTTTTCTTATACACTAAACTAA